Below is a genomic region from Demequina sp. NBRC 110054.
GTACACGGACACCCCCGGCGGCACGTTCTTCGAGGCGACGCAGACGGGCACGACGGGCGCGGACGAGTTCGCGATCACCGTCGGCGTGCCCTACAAGGAGTCGCGCTGGTTCCGCGGCCGCGAGTCGACGGTGCGGACGATCTCAAGGTGTCCCGATCTCTCCTGCTGCCGCAGGCCCGATGCGGCGGTCGCCGAGCGCTGGGTCGGCCACGCGTGGGTCTCGCCGCGCGTCCACACGCACACGTTCTCGCCGCTGCCGCAGGGCACGTACCCGGGCGTCGACGATGGCGAGCTCTACGCGTTCCTCGAGGCGCACGCGAGGGACAGATCGCGCCCGGAGCACTAGGTTCCTGCGGCTATGGAGGTCGCCTTCTGCGCACGCCCCCGCCCATGCACTCCGCACGGATTCGCGGGCGACACGCAAGCGTGTCGCGGGGTGGAGCCGGCGTGTCGCCGGGGTGTCGGGCCGGAATCCGTGCGGAGTGCAGGGAGAGGGACGATGCGGCAGTCGCCCGGGTGGGCGCCGGGGACGATGCCGCGGTCGCCTACTCTTCCAGCTGGCGGACCGACGCGGTCGCCGTCGGCAGCACGGTCACCTCGACGGGGGTGACGCCTACGATCAGGGACAGCTCGGTGCGCCTGAGGCCGACCATGAGGTCCTTCTGGAGCTGCTCGGGATCGGGGACGTCGTCCGAGCCGACCAGCAGCACCGTGACCTCGCCGCCGTCGATCGTGATCGACTGGATCAGCAGGTCGGAGTCCTCGCCGATCCAGTCGGTGACGATCTTCTCCGCGTCCTTCGACTGCGCGGTCGCCGACAGCGCGCCCTCCGAGGTGAAGGCGAGAGGCACGAGGACGACGGCCGCGAGGGCGACGTAGGGTGCGACCGTCGCGGCGACGCCCCACGGGTTGCGTTTGAGGATCTTGTGTCTCGCGAATCCCGTGAGCACGAAGACGAGCGCGGCGGAGATCGTGATCGCGACGAAGTTCGTGAGGAACAGCAGGAACGCGCCGCCCGCGTCGACGGGGCGGTTGTTGGCCAGGGAGATGCCGACCACCGCGAGCGGCGGGACGAGCGCGACGGCGATCGCGACGCCCGCGATGCCCGAGGCCACGCGCGAGTTGACGGTCGCGAACGCGCCAGCGGCGCCCGCGGCGATCGCGATGAGCATGTCGAGCGCGGTCGGATCGACGCGCGAGATGATCTGCGAGTTGGTGTCGAAGCGGACCGCGACCGGGGCCCACGACGCGAGGCCGTACGACAGCAGGATGGACCCGCCGACCCCCATGGCGACCAGCAGCACCGAGTTGCCCGCGCGGTGCGACCAGCCGTTGACGAGCGCGCCGGCGAGACCGAGGATCGGCACCATGAGCGGGGCGACGAGCATCGCGCCGATGACGACTGCGGTCGAGTCGGCGAGCACCGCGTAGGTCGCGATCGCGACCGAGAGGAACAGCATCACCCACCACGCGCCGAGCTTGGACAGCCGATCGTCGCCCTCGAAGTAGAGGGTCTCGCTCAGCTCCGCGCGCTGTCCCTTGCCTATGTCCGAGGTGCGGATCCAGTCCCACAGCACCTCGGCGATCGTGGTCGAGTAGGGGTCGATCGTGGTGCGCTCGGGGTGCTCCGAGTACCT
It encodes:
- a CDS encoding DUF389 domain-containing protein, producing MAREREDDAGASSAGDVAPDISPDPTPETGAIPTLSSGAPTVTATVRHTLVGLLNPVAMRGIGAAFGGATVLLLHDFALTALQVVLGVTLFGSAILDVIYVFTGRRRWGKHRNRAYVMIRALLTLTFLALVGLILYLKNAPELEEIPFPEYPGVSLTVYIAGLYILLRSVLDIVHSVNPRATVAYRPLRIASAIVAAALAVLAIQQPQATIEGLLVFIAVGVLVLGALLIVWGLRYSEHPERTTIDPYSTTIAEVLWDWIRTSDIGKGQRAELSETLYFEGDDRLSKLGAWWVMLFLSVAIATYAVLADSTAVVIGAMLVAPLMVPILGLAGALVNGWSHRAGNSVLLVAMGVGGSILLSYGLASWAPVAVRFDTNSQIISRVDPTALDMLIAIAAGAAGAFATVNSRVASGIAGVAIAVALVPPLAVVGISLANNRPVDAGGAFLLFLTNFVAITISAALVFVLTGFARHKILKRNPWGVAATVAPYVALAAVVLVPLAFTSEGALSATAQSKDAEKIVTDWIGEDSDLLIQSITIDGGEVTVLLVGSDDVPDPEQLQKDLMVGLRRTELSLIVGVTPVEVTVLPTATASVRQLEE